Proteins from a genomic interval of Rhodococcus rhodochrous:
- the pth gene encoding aminoacyl-tRNA hydrolase, with translation MGDDAALVVGLGNPGPKYENTRHNIGFMVVDVLAGRVGGKFSAHKRSNADIVQARLDGRQVIIAKPRTYMNLSGGPVASLAKFFSVDPANVIVVHDELDLDFGTIRLKLGGGENGHNGLRSTSSALGTKDYLRVRMGIGRPPGRQDPADFVLKPFSATERKELDVWCEEGADAVELLLKLGLEGAQNRIH, from the coding sequence GTGGGCGACGACGCCGCGCTCGTGGTCGGTCTCGGCAACCCCGGCCCGAAGTACGAGAACACCCGGCACAACATCGGATTCATGGTGGTCGACGTGCTGGCCGGACGCGTCGGCGGCAAGTTCTCCGCGCACAAGCGCAGCAACGCCGACATCGTGCAGGCCCGGCTCGACGGGCGGCAGGTGATCATCGCGAAGCCGCGCACCTACATGAACCTGTCCGGCGGCCCGGTCGCCTCCCTTGCCAAGTTCTTCTCGGTCGATCCCGCGAACGTGATCGTCGTGCACGATGAACTCGACCTGGACTTCGGGACGATCCGGCTCAAGCTCGGCGGTGGTGAGAACGGGCACAACGGCCTGCGGTCCACCTCGTCGGCGCTCGGCACCAAGGACTACCTGCGGGTCCGGATGGGCATCGGCCGCCCGCCCGGCCGCCAGGATCCCGCCGACTTCGTGCTCAAGCCGTTCTCGGCCACCGAACGCAAGGAACTCGACGTGTGGTGCGAGGAAGGCGCCGACGCCGTCGAACTGCTGCTGAAGCTCGGTCTCGAAGGCGCCCAGAACCGCATCCACTGA
- a CDS encoding 50S ribosomal protein L25/general stress protein Ctc: MSDENRLVASVRTEFGKGAARRARRAGQVPAVLYGHGTEPRHLALPDLEFAAVLRNHGTNAILTLDIDGEDQLALTKSVVVHPIRRYIEHADLLVVKKGEKVTVEVPVVLAGEAGSGTLVVNEVNTIKLEADALNIPEEITVSIEGAEAGTQILAGGVELPAGATLQDDPELLLVNIVEAPSADAMEGAEGEETAEEASEEA; the protein is encoded by the coding sequence ATGTCCGACGAGAATCGTCTCGTAGCCAGCGTCCGCACCGAGTTCGGCAAGGGTGCCGCACGCCGCGCCCGTCGCGCCGGCCAGGTCCCCGCCGTCCTCTACGGCCACGGCACCGAGCCCCGGCACCTCGCCCTCCCCGACCTCGAGTTCGCAGCCGTGCTGCGTAACCACGGCACCAACGCCATCCTCACCCTCGACATCGACGGCGAGGACCAGCTCGCGCTGACCAAGTCGGTCGTCGTCCACCCCATCCGCCGCTACATCGAGCACGCCGACCTGCTCGTCGTGAAGAAGGGCGAGAAGGTCACCGTCGAGGTGCCCGTCGTCCTCGCCGGTGAGGCCGGCTCCGGCACGCTGGTGGTCAACGAGGTCAACACCATCAAGCTCGAGGCCGACGCCCTGAACATCCCCGAGGAGATCACCGTCTCGATCGAGGGCGCCGAGGCCGGCACCCAGATCCTGGCCGGTGGCGTCGAGCTGCCCGCCGGCGCGACCCTGCAGGACGATCCCGAGCTGCTGCTCGTGAACATCGTCGAGGCTCCCTCCGCCGACGCCATGGAAGGCGCCGAGGGCGAAGAGACCGCCGAAGAGGCCTCCGAGGAGGCCTGA
- a CDS encoding aminotransferase class V-fold PLP-dependent enzyme has protein sequence MLDLQAARRDTPGCFDRVFLDSAGSSLPPTPVLETMLAHLRREAEVGGYVAADERLDDLTAVKTSLGRLFDVPETSVALSDGASRAWTSFFYAVPLRPGDRILISQAEYAANAIAALQRARATDATVEVVPSDPSGRIDVEALEGMLDERVRLVSVVHAPTNGGLVNPVREIADAAHAVGALVLLDACQSVGQLPVSVPELDVDALSGTGRKWLRGPRGTGFLYVRPRLVTELEPAVLDLHSASWTSADSYELAPDATRFEMWEAGVAARLGLGAAVDYLLDLGVDAVSEAVAYRAGHVRDGLAGIDGVTVTDLGEQRSGIVSFTVDGRDPQEVRDALAERSVTVTVSNRSSTLLDMTSRDLQSVVRASPHYFVSPADVDRFLASVHDIARS, from the coding sequence GTGCTGGACCTTCAGGCGGCCCGACGCGACACACCGGGATGCTTCGACCGGGTCTTCCTCGACAGCGCCGGCTCGTCGCTGCCGCCGACGCCGGTGCTCGAGACGATGCTCGCGCACCTGCGCCGAGAGGCCGAGGTCGGCGGGTACGTGGCGGCCGACGAGCGGCTCGACGACCTGACGGCCGTGAAGACCTCGCTCGGTCGCCTGTTCGACGTGCCGGAGACCTCCGTCGCGCTGTCCGACGGGGCCTCGCGGGCATGGACGTCCTTCTTCTACGCCGTGCCGCTGCGACCCGGCGACCGCATCCTGATCTCGCAGGCCGAATACGCCGCGAACGCGATCGCCGCGCTGCAGCGCGCGCGGGCGACCGACGCCACCGTCGAGGTCGTTCCGTCCGATCCGTCCGGTCGCATCGACGTCGAGGCACTCGAGGGGATGCTCGACGAACGGGTGCGGCTCGTGTCCGTCGTGCACGCCCCCACCAACGGCGGGCTGGTCAACCCCGTCCGGGAGATCGCCGACGCCGCGCACGCGGTCGGGGCGCTCGTGCTGCTCGACGCGTGCCAGTCGGTGGGGCAGCTGCCGGTGAGCGTGCCCGAACTCGACGTCGACGCGCTGTCGGGCACCGGGCGCAAGTGGCTCCGCGGTCCGCGCGGCACCGGGTTCCTCTACGTGCGCCCACGACTGGTGACCGAACTCGAACCGGCCGTGCTCGACCTGCACAGTGCCTCGTGGACCTCGGCCGACAGCTACGAACTCGCCCCGGACGCCACCCGCTTCGAGATGTGGGAGGCCGGGGTGGCGGCCAGGCTCGGGCTCGGCGCTGCCGTGGACTACCTCCTCGACCTGGGTGTCGACGCCGTGTCCGAGGCGGTGGCCTACCGGGCCGGGCACGTGCGCGACGGGCTCGCCGGCATCGACGGCGTGACCGTCACCGACCTCGGCGAGCAGCGCAGCGGCATCGTCTCGTTCACCGTGGACGGCCGCGACCCGCAGGAGGTCCGCGACGCCCTGGCCGAGCGGTCGGTGACGGTCACGGTCAGCAACCGCAGCTCGACGTTGCTGGACATGACCTCGCGCGACCTGCAGTCGGTGGTGCGGGCGTCGCCCCACTACTTCGTCTCCCCCGCCGACGTCGACAGGTTCCTCGCCTCGGTGCACGACATCGCCCGCTCGTGA
- the egtA gene encoding ergothioneine biosynthesis glutamate--cysteine ligase EgtA, producing the protein MAMAVDAAAFRARKEIGSRAAAEDHVRSRAFRLGIPRLIGVELEWLTARADGTESRPELTTLVEALGPHAPRAVAPSSSARPLPSGSAVSVEPGGQVELSSVPCTSARQVCDRLTADLRMLRALLARRSVIMLDRAADEVRPPHRLLRTPRYGAMELRYDRIGPMGRLMMNSTASVQVSVDAGRDEREIVQRWELLHAIGPAMIAAFACSPRLRGAPEGDWASQRMRTWLELDPALGHVDHPADYPAWVLDAPLTCVRSEMPEWYAPPGATFAAWLAGELDADIRRRPTVDDLDYHMTTLFPPVRPCGHLEVRYLDAQPAESWQVPVAALEALLSAPEVSAEACAIAAPVRDQWAEAARVGLVSLELRAAAAGLLSLAAESSRDMRFTAALDAAAARCLRGLAPGEEVR; encoded by the coding sequence ATGGCAATGGCAGTCGATGCCGCAGCCTTCCGTGCCCGTAAGGAAATCGGCTCCCGAGCAGCAGCGGAGGACCACGTCCGCAGCAGGGCGTTCCGGCTGGGAATCCCCAGGTTGATCGGGGTCGAACTCGAATGGCTCACCGCGCGGGCCGACGGCACCGAATCGCGTCCCGAACTCACGACGCTCGTCGAGGCCCTCGGGCCGCACGCGCCGCGCGCGGTGGCCCCGTCGTCGTCCGCCCGTCCGCTGCCGTCGGGCAGCGCGGTCAGCGTCGAGCCGGGTGGTCAGGTCGAACTGTCGAGCGTGCCGTGCACCTCGGCACGGCAGGTGTGCGATCGGCTCACGGCCGACCTCCGCATGCTCCGTGCGTTGCTGGCCCGCCGGTCGGTGATCATGCTCGACCGCGCCGCTGATGAGGTGCGGCCTCCCCACCGTCTGCTGCGCACCCCGCGCTACGGAGCGATGGAACTCCGCTACGACCGGATCGGCCCGATGGGCCGGTTGATGATGAACAGCACTGCGTCCGTTCAGGTTTCCGTCGACGCGGGACGCGACGAGCGGGAGATCGTGCAGCGCTGGGAGTTGCTCCACGCCATCGGCCCGGCGATGATCGCGGCCTTCGCGTGCTCGCCCCGGCTGCGAGGTGCTCCGGAGGGCGACTGGGCATCGCAGCGGATGCGCACGTGGCTCGAACTCGATCCCGCCCTCGGCCACGTCGACCATCCCGCCGACTACCCCGCATGGGTGCTCGACGCACCGCTGACCTGCGTGCGTTCGGAAATGCCCGAATGGTACGCACCGCCCGGCGCCACCTTCGCGGCGTGGCTCGCGGGCGAGCTCGACGCCGACATCCGCCGCCGACCCACCGTCGACGACCTCGACTACCACATGACGACGCTGTTCCCGCCCGTTCGTCCGTGCGGGCATCTCGAGGTGCGCTATCTCGACGCGCAGCCGGCCGAGTCGTGGCAGGTGCCCGTCGCGGCTCTCGAGGCGTTGCTGTCGGCGCCCGAGGTCTCCGCGGAGGCGTGCGCGATCGCCGCGCCGGTGCGCGACCAGTGGGCCGAGGCGGCCCGCGTCGGCCTCGTCTCACTCGAATTACGTGCTGCCGCAGCAGGTCTGCTCTCGCTCGCGGCGGAGTCCTCCCGCGACATGCGGTTCACCGCGGCGCTCGACGCGGCCGCAGCACGGTGCCTGCGCGGATTGGCGCCGGGTGAGGAGGTGCGGTGA